The Pirellulales bacterium genome includes the window ATCTGCCCGCCGCAAAAAGCGCGTGCCAGCCATGGCGTGACCGATTCTTCCGATAAGGCGAGATCAATACTCCGCTCCCTTTTTGGGAGACATAGTTAAACTCCCTCGCCCCTTGTGGGAGAGGGTTGGGGTGAGGGGTAGGCCGATCGATGCCCGATATTGCAAACCTGTTGGCCGACATTCCGGCGAGCTTGCCGGAGGAATTGGTGCAAACGCTCCTGCGCGCGCCGGCAGTTCAAATTGTGCGTGTGGTGTCGCAGGGGCACGCTTCACCCGATGGCTTTTGGTACGACCAGGACGAGAACGAGTTCGTCGTGCTAATTTCCGGCGCCGCGCGGCTGATGTTCGAAGATCAGGCTGAACCGCTGGAAATGGTCGCCGGCTCCTGCGTCAACATTCCCGCTCACCGCCGCCACCGCATCGATTGGACCGACCCCGCACAGCCAACCGTGTGGCTGGGGGTGTTTTATTGAGAAGAAGTTCTGTTGGGCCTGTGTCACGCATGGAGTGCGTGACCTACTTGGCTTACGCCGTGGCAAAGACGGCGGTCTTACAGGAGAACATTCAGCCGCGAATCGGCAGTGAACGAACTCGAATTCGCTTTGCGGTGACTGAAACGACGGCGCCAGTGTCAAGATCTGCGCCAGCGGATGAA containing:
- a CDS encoding phosphoribosylaminoimidazole carboxylase, translating into MPDIANLLADIPASLPEELVQTLLRAPAVQIVRVVSQGHASPDGFWYDQDENEFVVLISGAARLMFEDQAEPLEMVAGSCVNIPAHRRHRIDWTDPAQPTVWLGVFY